A genome region from Hevea brasiliensis isolate MT/VB/25A 57/8 chromosome 7, ASM3005281v1, whole genome shotgun sequence includes the following:
- the LOC110632159 gene encoding ribosome biogenesis protein BRX1 homolog 2, which yields MGKKRKHSETEVSGPKKEESALERPQRTLLGWKDEAEVKETEPHGFRSKEKVLVTCSRRINCRYRHLMLNVVSLLPHCKKDNKVESKSSKGMALNELVELKSCSSCLFFECRKHKDLYLWMAKCPGGPSVKFLVNAVHTMEELKLTGNHLKGSRPILTFSANFDKDAHWKLLKEMLMQIFGTPKEHRKSKPYHDHVFVFSIVDDHIWFRNYQISVPHNESDKVARGGLDKMTLVEVGPRFCLNPIKIFGGSFGGPTLYENPLYISPNQIRALEKRQKAGKYATKVKAKKRRKMHEMSNPLEPDEFADMWRE from the exons ATGGGGAAGAAGCGAAAGCATAGTGAAACTGAGGTTTCGggaccaaagaaagaagaaagtgcTCTAGAGCGGCCTCAGCGCACACTCCTTGGATGGAAAGATGAAGCTGAAGTGAAAGAAACTGAGCCTCATGGTTTTAGGAGCAAAGAGAAGGTTTTGGTCACTTGCTCTCGTCGCATCAATTGCAG ATATCGGCACTTGATGTTGAATGTGGTGTCTCTCTTACCTCATTGTAAGAAGGATAATAAGGTTGAATCCAAAAGTAGTAAAGGCATGGCTCTTAATGAGCTTGTTGAGCTGAAGAGCTGCTCTTCTTGCTTATTCTTCGAG TGCAGGAAACATAAAGATCTGTATTTATGGATGGCCAAGTGCCCTGGTGGTCCATCAGTGAAATTTTTAGTTAATGCtg TGCACACGATGGAAGAACTAAAGCTTACTGGAAATCATTTAAAAGGGTCGCGACCTATCTTGACTTTTTCTGCTAATTTTGATAAAGATGCCCACTGGAAACTCTTGAAGGAAATGTTAATGCAG ATATTTGGCACGCCAAAGGAGCACCGGAAATCTAAGCCTTATCATGACCATGTCTTTGTTTTCTCTATTGTTGATGATCATATCTGGTTCCGTAATTACCAG ATATCTGTTCCTCATAATGAATCAGATAAAGTGGCTCGAGGAGGCCTCGATAAGATGACGCTTGTTGAG GTGGGACCACGATTTTGTTTGAATCCTATAAAGATTTTTGGTGGCAGCTTTGGAGGCCCAACACTCTATGAGAATCCATTATACATATCACCTAACCAG ATTCGAGCATTGGAGAAAAGACAGAAGGCTGGGAAGTATGCGACGAAAGTCAAGGCCAAGAAGAGGAGGAAAATGCATGAGATGTCAAATCCTTTGGAGCCTGATGAATTTGCAGACATGTGGAGGGAATGA